The Candida dubliniensis CD36 chromosome 5, complete sequence genome has a window encoding:
- a CDS encoding esterase/lipase, putative (Similar to S. cerevisiae SAY1) — protein MSLSRYTYKTNASSFGIVSKPNFYSKSNDYFFYAIAFSLSLIREFIVKKMISIQGLVILLSIPIKLLIVLLKYPFVGGINPKFRNSLIGSFKMTVYKTALSIPVKDSGFLSIMSNYFIINKLIKTLYPTLTTLPNYGKKYDKQSYWLVESKDRKPSDPVLIFLHGGGYFIQTMPSQIESLLSIYHLLEEPQKKKLSILVLDYKLASHGHKIPYQLTELIDTYTNLVKDGSKNILLMGDSAGGNLALIFLQALKIDKLNLPYPSSVLLISPWVKLAADNIQNTPGHSYYDNAAYDMIPFNSHASEVLEYLLEDSRVYSLTISPGNCPYHETDWKDIPTLNHPGYSVFVIAGEHECFRDDVLEWANHALQSPLTPQKGDSQGRFNPKTHEYIRDIPETAYAEVVVEPWGVHDSVLYFENSIISLLKNNPRLNVKSLNKVEYFGITKIVGFLNKTLSSEEKKGVKPLL, from the coding sequence ATGTCCCTCAGCCGGTACACATATAAAACTAATGCATCTTCCTTTGGTATCGTctcaaaaccaaatttcTATTCTAAAAGCAACGATTACTTTTTTTATGCAATTGCATTCAGTTTAAGTCTAATTCGTGAATTTATTGTTAAAAAGATGATTTCAATACAAGGGTTGGTAATTCTTCTTAGCATTCCtatcaaattattgattgtgTTGTTAAAGTATCCATTTGTTGGGGGAATTAACCCAAAGTTTAGAAACAGTTTGATTGGCTCCTTCAAAATGACAGTCTACAAAACAGCATTGTCCATCCCCGTCAAAGACAGTGGCTTCTTGTCGATTATGTCCAATTACTTTATCATtaacaaattgatcaagACCTTATATCCCACGTTAACAACCTTGCCTAATTATGGTAAAAAATACGATAAACAAAGTTACTGGCTTGTCGAAAGCAAAGATAGAAAACCAAGTGACCCCGTGTTGATCTTTTTGCATGGTGGTGgttattttattcaaacCATGCCTTCACAAATAGAATCATTGTTGAgtatttatcatttactTGAAGAAccccaaaaaaagaaattgtcaattttagttttggatTACAAGTTGGCCAGTCATGGACACAAAATCCCTTATCAATTGACAGAGTTAATCGACACTTACACCAATTTGGTTAAAGATGGCAGTAAGAACATTTTGTTAATGGGCGACTCTGCTGGGGGTAATTTAgctttgatttttttgcaaGCTTTAAAaatagataaattgaatttgccATATCCGTCAAGTGTATTATTAATAAGTCCTTGGGTTAAACTTGCAGCAGACAATATTCAGAACACACCTGGTCACTCATACTATGATAACGCTGCATATGACATGATTCCGTTTAATCTGCATGCCAGTGAAGTGTTAGAATATCTTTTGGAGGACTCACGAGTATATTCCTTGACCATTTCACCAGGTAACTGTCCTTATCATGAAACCGATTGGAAAGATATTCCTACTTTGAATCACCCAGGTTATTCTGTTTTTGTAATTGCTGGAGAACACGAATGTTTCCGAGACGATGTTTTGGAATGGGCCAATCATGCATTACAATCTCCATTGACCCCACAAAAAGGCGATTCACAAGGACGTTTCAATCCAAAGACTCATGAGTATATCAGAGATATCCCGGAAACAGCTTATGCAGAAGTTGTGGTAGAACCATGGGGTGTTCACGATTCCGTTTTGTATTTTGAAAACAGCATCATATCTTTACTTAAAAACAATCCTAGATTGAATGTAAAGTCTTTGAATAAGGTAGAGTATTTTGGAATTACTAAAATTGTGGGCTTCTTGAACAAGACATTATCAAGTGAAGAGAAAAAAGGGGTGAAGCCATTGTTATAG
- a CDS encoding zinc cluster transcription factor, putative (possibly fungus-specific) produces the protein MSAPAVEIIKVPKKRNRRIPDDQRQKVSSACDNCKKRKFKCSGEKPCFECSKKGYDCTYTIIDKRSLRGERMAKLKQKKDNDEKQRESLNEQFTQSSNVQPHINPALPISEYANLVYQSSRHSPVSGNDGHYSMYHLPSQSSIPQSLPTIVLPDPIKDARSRGILTPGSTPNSVSSESSASSVCVPKSLQPLLSFPLENNNNLRHKSEEPEMDNNAINVSKKGGISNQDGKSAILLVDKSGIFRYMGETSPLSVLYEARGIFYEYVGSTKLTEDLRGCPVIDKPLKITLKEVVPLPPPNERDVYIEQFKVNINGAYFMFDIDRFYEDIVDKVYQNPNSEAVQESRVLLYFVLAIGSTYKDFSEKNPQAEKGALYFQSGRLILRDLVEDSAMWCVLCHYLQFHYYESILKKSTALSHLSMAINYAQSLGLHRNFVNEQFSKITSEYEYRKKLFRSLYISDRISSVFIGRPLIINDYDWDDPARFKRSDASGVPVDFNSKCHIELTRICTLVGRIVANFYQDKMIDVKKTKNLAIQLRLWLKSLDPDLAFNNILKPSELSNNEDNANTVILLGIHVLHLWAIMLLSRPFFMFEAVSKLNPEMRKSFEEEELSKQLCQAATKASILAIKLMTHYINTTFHEMKRMECYVIITCCFYASIILGITILSGTSEDAGYTENDLMNSLKDAQYIMSQFSVCNKGAERYSEINRDLISALINRHKSKELKPVLDNWSCDLFTDFSFMDRSGQNDVQTMMEFQQFFVSSDLIQFEEINDGSSCLPFDYNNYNLFFGDKL, from the coding sequence atgtCAGCCCCAGCAGTTGAAATCATAAAAGtacccaaaaaaagaaacagaagAATTCCGGATGACCAAAGACAAAAAGTATCCAGTGCTTGTGACAACTGCAAAAAAAGGAAGTTTAAATGTTCAGGAGAAAAGCCTTGTTTTGAGTGCCTGAAGAAAGGATATGATTGTACATATACAATCATTGATAAACGGTCTTTAAGAGGTGAAAGAATGgcaaaattaaaacaaaagaaggACAACGATGAGAAACAAAGAGAATCACTTAACGAGCAATTTACTCAAAGCTCTAATGTCCAACCACATATTAATCCAGCTTTACCCATTCTGGAGTATGCCAACCTAGTCTACCAAAGTTCTCGACACTCGCCAGTAAGTGGAAACGATGGACATTATAGCATGTATCATTTACCGTCACAATCTCTGATACCCCAGAGCCTACCTACTATTGTTCTTCCAGACCCGATAAAAGATGCAAGAAGTCGTGGAATCTTAACACCTGGATCCACTCCAAATTCAGTGTCATCAGAATCCAGTGCCAGCAGTGTTTGTGTTCCAAAATCTTTGCAACCTTTGCTCTCTTTCCCattagaaaataataataacttgAGACATAAATCTGAAGAACCGGAAATGGATAATAATGCTATCAATGTGTCTAAAAAGGGCGGTATTTCCAACCAAGACGGCAAAAGTGCAATATTATTGGTAGATAAATCTGGTATCTTTAGGTACATGGGAGAAACCAGTCCCTTATCGGTCTTGTACGAAGCGAGGGGGATATTCTATGAGTATGTTGGTTCTACGAAATTAACCGAGGATCTTCGTGGTTGTCCTGTAATCGATAAACCATTGAAAATCACATTGAAAGAAGTAGTTCCGTTGCCACCTCCAAATGAAAGAGATGTCTATATAGAGCAATTCAAGGTAAACATTAATGGGGCTTATTTCATGTTTGATATAGATAGATTTTACGAAGATATTGTCGACAAGGTATATCAAAATCCAAACAGTGAAGCGGTACAAGAAAGTCGagtgttgttgtattttgttttggcGATTGGATCTACGTACAAAGACTTTAGTGAAAAAAACCCACAGGCAGAGAAGGGAGCactttattttcaaagtGGAAGATTGATACTACGTGATTTGGTAGAAGACTCGGCCATGTGGTGTGTTTTATGTCATTATTTGCAATTCCATTATTATGAGTCcatattgaagaaatccACAGCTTTGCTGCATTTAAGCATGGCAATTAATTATGCACAATCCTTGGGATTACATCGCAACTTTGTTAATGAACAGTTCTCAAAAATAACATCTGAATACGAGTATCGCAAAAAGCTTTTTCGAAGCCTTTACATATCTGATCGTATATCATCGGTGTTCATTGGTAGACCGCTAATAATTAACGATTATGATTGGGATGATCCAGCGCGGTTTAAACGTTCAGACGCTTCTGGTGTACCAGTCGACTTCAATTCCAAATGTCATATCGAACTTACGCGAATATGCACTTTAGTTGGAAGAATAGTCGCCAATTTTTATCAAGATAAAATGATAGATGTGaagaaaactaaaaatttAGCCATACAGTTGAGGCTATGGTTGAAAAGTTTAGACCCAGACTTAGCGTTTAACAATATATTGAAGCCTTCAGAACTATCTAACAACGAAGATAATGCCAACACTGTAATATTGTTGGGTATTCATGTATTGCATTTATGGGCAATTATGTTGTTGAGTCGCCCCTTTTTTATGTTTGAAGCTGTCAGTAAATTAAATCCCGAGATGCGTAAATCgtttgaagaagaagaattaagCAAACAATTATGCCAAGCAGCTACAAAGGCTTCTATATTAGCAATTAAGTTAATGACTCATTATATCAACACTACATTCCACGAAATGAAGCGTATGGAGTGTTATGTGATTATAACTTGTTGCTTTTACGCATCGATCATACTAGGTATTACTATTCTCAGTGGGACATCAGAGGATGCGGGTTACactgaaaatgatttaatgaATCTGTTGAAAGACGCTCAATATATTATGTCGCAATTTTCAGTTTGCAACAAAGGTGCCGAGAGGTATTCAGAAATAAACAGAGATTTAATCTCGGCGTTGATCAATCGACACAAGAGTAAGGAATTGAAACCAGTATTGGACAATTGGAGCTGTGATTTGTTTACtgattttagttttatgGATAGGTCTGGTCAAAATGATGTTCAGACAATGATGgaatttcaacaattttttgtcTCTCTGGATCTTATacaatttgaagaaattaatgatgGATCCAGTTGTTTACCGTTTGATTATaacaattataatttgtttttcgGAGACAAATTGTAA
- a CDS encoding esterase/lipase, putative (Similar to S. cerevisiae SAY1) — protein MLSFKGWKILLSIPIKLLSVLLKYPFSGGVNKKFQYDLLNSLKLILYRTALHMPVRESALLSIMSNHFILNILIKTLYPTLTKLPNYGKKYDKQSYWLVKSRDRKPSDPILIFLHGGGYFFETMPCQIESLLSIYHVLDAPKKSNLSILVLDYKLASRGYKIPYQLTQLIETYINLVNDGNTNMMLMGDSAGGNLALTFLQHLRLDHVNLPYPTSTILISPWVKLAPDAIQNTPGYSYYDNTPVDMIQVDFFRDVEKQNAILGDIEHTELTISPGNCLYRHEDWEDIPSLVEPGHSVFVIVGEHECFRDDVLEWCHFALKSPLISQRDDSKGIFNPKIHEYIRNTDNFAYVEVVVEPWGVHDSVLYFENTIISKVKKNPKLKVNSLNSHEYFGFIKLANFLNNVLPGSSQPKSV, from the coding sequence ATGCTTTCATTCAAAGGTTGGAAGATTCTTCTCAGTATCCCTATCAAGTTATTGTCTGTCTTGCTTAAATATCCATTTTCCGGAGGcgtaaacaaaaaattccAATATGACTTGCTCAATTCACTCAAGTTGATTCTTTATCGGACGGCTTTACATATGCCTGTTAGAGAAAGTGCCTTGTTGTCAATCATGTCAAATCATTTCATCCTCAACATATTAATCAAAACTTTATATCCCACCTTAACAAAATTACCAAACTACGGTAAAAAATACGATAAGCAAAGCTATTGGCTTGTGAAGAGCAGAGACAGAAAACCAAGTGATCcaatattgattttcttgCATGGTGGaggatatttttttgagaCAATGCCCTGTCAGATTGAATCATTATTGAGTATTTATCATGTGTTAGATGctccaaaaaaaagtaacttgtcaattttggttttaGATTATAAGTTAGCGAGTAGAGGATACAAAATTCCTTACCAATTAACCCAGTTGATTGAAACTTATATCAATTTGGTGAATGATGGCAACACCAATATGATGCTAATGGGAGATTCTGCTGGAGGTAATTTGGCCCTCACATTTTTGCAACACTTGCGATTAGACCATGTCAATCTACCATATCCAACCAGTACCATATTAATTAGTCCTTGGGTAAAGCTAGCACCTGACGCAATACAAAACACACCTGGATACTCTTACTATGATAACACACCAGTGGACATGATTCAAGTTGACTTTTTCAGGGATGTTGAGAAACAAAACGCCATATTGGGAGATATAGAGCATACTGAATTAACTATATCTCCAGGAAATTGTCTTTACCGACATGAGGACTGGGAGGATATCCCTTCATTGGTTGAACCTGGTCACTCAGTATTTGTGATTGTAGGTGAGCACGAATGCTTTAGAGATGATGTTTTGGAATGGTGTCATTTTGCTTTGAAATCTCCTTTAATTTCGCAAAGAGATGATTCAAAGGGTATCTTTAACCCGAAGATTCACGAGTATATCAGAAATACTGATAATTTTGCCTATGTTGAGGTGGTAGTGGAGCCATGGGGTGTTCATGACTCAGTATTGTATTTTGAAAACACAATAATCTCAAAGGTCAAGAAAAATCCGAAATTGAAGGTAAATTCATTGAATAGTCATGAATATTTCGGATTCATCAAACTTGCGAATTTCTTGAATAACGTCCTTCCAGGAAGTTCACAACCAAAATCTGTAtaa
- a CDS encoding phytanoyl-CoA dioxygenase family protein, putative (phytanoyl-CoA dioxygenase is a peroxisomal enzyme that catalyses the first step of phytanic acid alpha-oxidation) produces MPAKLSNKYHDEIEQNGFTVVRNFLSPQEIEKYTKASEALVQYARDGNWPHVRTRGKQFPPWPKNFSPDIWGVSGLLHPDLGELSKPFHDLYSDEKLLDVVCDILLIEKTDLSMELLNMLINPLTDFELDWHRDTIKPEVTVEEEAQDLLKFPYAGAQFNLALTEDDCLIAIPGSHNRVRTTEEREKTIDPNRRKEFITGEIRVELHPGDLVFYNNNILHRAAYSSKNKRLTLHGSYGNVNQGRSRAKGILQHGVAEWLPRLQTDNANLKMLQEKLLKLAKEFEGVELGYALDG; encoded by the coding sequence ATGCCAGCAAAActttcaaataaatatcacgatgaaattgaacaaaacGGCTTCACTGTCGTCAGAAATTTTCTTCTGCCTCaggaaattgaaaaatacaCTAAAGCATCTGAAGCTTTAGTTCAGTATGCTCGTGATGGAAATTGGCCCCATGTTAGAACTAGAGGCAAACAATTCCCACCTTGGCCCAAGAATTTTAGTCCCGACATTTGGGGTGTGTCAGGGTTATTACACCCTGATTTGGGTGAGTTATCAAAACCATTCCATGATTTATATTCCgatgaaaaattgttagATGTTGTCTGTGATATATTGTTAATCGAGAAAACGGATTTATCCATGGAGTTATTAAATATGTTAATCAATCCATTAACTGATTTTGAATTAGATTGGCATAGGGATACCATTAAACCGGAAGTAACTgtggaagaagaagctCAAGACCTTTTAAAATTTCCATATGCCGGGGCacaattcaatttggcATTGACTGAAGATGATTGTTTAATTGCTATTCCTGGTTCCCATAATCGAGTTAGAACTACGGAGGAAAGAGAAAAGACAATTGACCCAAATAGACGCAAAGAATTTATAACTGGAGAAATCAGAGTAGAATTACATCCTGGTGATCTTGTAttctacaacaacaatattttgCACCGTGCTGCTTATTCGTCAAAGAACAAAAGATTAACATTGCATGGATCTTATGGTAACGTTAATCAAGGTAGATCAAGAGCTAAAGGAATTTTACAGCATGGAGTCGCCGAATGGTTGCCAAGATTACAAACTGATAATGCCAACTTGAAAATGTTACAAGAAAAGCTTTTAAAATTGGCTAAAGAGTTTGAAGGAGTTGAGTTGGGTTATGCTTTGGATGGTTAA
- a CDS encoding diphthamide biosynthesis methyltransferase, putative (Similar to S. cerevisiae DPH5;~In S. cerevisiae: methyltransferase required for synthesis of diphthamide, which is a modified histidine residue of translation elongation factor 2 (Eft1p or Eft2p)), with protein sequence MLYLIGLGLSYETDITVRGLETVKKCKRVYLEAYTSILMAANQESLEKFYGREIILADRELVETGSDDILKDADKEDVAFLVVGDPFGATTHTDLVIRARELGIKVESIHNASVMNAVGACGLQLYQFGQTVSLVFFTDTWKPDSFYGKIMENRKIGLHTLLLLDIKVKEQSIENMARGRLIYEPPRYMDIATAAQQLLEIESMRQEQAYTPNTPCVAISRLGSPTQTFKAGTLQELSEYESGEPLHSLVMLGRQVHELELEYLYQFVDDKEKFKKVVEEDQEYFKPAPYVPPEDVDCE encoded by the coding sequence atgTTGTATCTCATTGGGTTAGGATTGTCGTACGAAACAGACATCACAGTCAGGGGATTGGAGACGGTCAAGAAATGTAAGAGGGTGTATCTCGAGGCATACACGTCAATCTTGATGGCAGCCAACCAGGAGTCATTGGAAAAGTTCTACGGGAGAGAAATCATATTGGCTGACCGTGAGCTAGTGGAGACGGGGTCGGACGACATTTTGAAAGATGCTGACAAGGAAGATGTGGCATTTTTGGTTGTGGGAGACCCATTTGGGGCCACCACCCACACAGACTTGGTGATTCGTGCACGCGAGTTGGGAATCAAAGTGGAGAGCATCCACAATGCGTCGGTGATGAATGCCGTGGGAGCATGTGGGTTGCAGTTGTACCAGTTTGGACAGACGGTGTCGTTGGTGTTTTTCACAGACACGTGGAAGCCAGACTCGTTTTATGGGAAGATCATGGAGAACAGAAAGATCGGGTTGCACACCTTGTTGTTGCTTGACATAAAGGTGAAGGAGCAGAGCATCGAGAACATGGCGAGGGGCCGGTTGATCTACGAACCACCTAGATACATGGACATTGCCACTGCGGCACAGCAATTGTTGGAGATTGAGTCGATGAGACAGGAACAAGCATACACACCCAACACACCGTGTGTGGCCATTTCGCGATTAGGGTCGCCAACACAGACGTTTAAAGCCGGTACCTTACAGGAGTTGAGTGAATATGAGTCTGGTGAGCCGTTGCACTCGTTAGTGATGCTTGGGAGACAGGTGCACGAGTTGGAGTTGGAGTACTTGTACCAGTTTGTTGATGACAAGGAGAAGTTCAAGAAGGTTGTTGAAGAGGATCAGGAGTATTTTAAGCCAGCTCCGTATGTCCCACCTGAAGATGTGGATTGCGAGTAG
- a CDS encoding aldolase, putative: MSPTSTTQQPVTSRGYEIGTRGSHNIAKGGKHPYQIPKFTDKKEERKWMLQHMAGAFRVFARKGYTEGTAGHISIRDPIDPNTFWINPLGKHFGLLKASDMVHVDHEGNILPDGSQIAINAAGFSIHSALHHARPDVHAACHTHSVYGKAWSAMGKPLEMINQDVCTFYKSHAVYEDFGGVALEAEEGTHIAEALGDGKGVILQNHGLLTVGNTVDEAAYLFTLLEKSCQVQLAAQAALVPGEKFKIIGDEEAAYCERNDGDPETLYTEFQPDFEMEVYLNDDFLK; encoded by the coding sequence ATGTCACCAACTTCAACCACTCAACAACCAGTAACATCTCGTGGTTACGAGATTGGAACCAGAGGATCACATAATATTGCCAAAGGTGGAAAGCATCCCTATCAGATACCAAAATTTACCgataaaaaagaagagcGTAAATGGATGCTTCAACATATGGCAGGGGCATTTAGGGTCTTTGCAAGAAAAGGTTATACCGAAGGCACCGCTGGACATATATCAATTCGTGATCCAATAGATCCAAACACATTTTGGATCAATCCCTTGGGGAAACATTTTGGGCTACTCAAGGCAAGTGATATGGTGCATGTTGACCATGAAGGAAACATTTTACCAGATGGTTCACAGATTGCCATAAATGCTGCTGGGTTTTCGATTCATAGTGCACTACATCATGCTCGGCCAGATGTACATGCTGCCTGTCATACCCACTCAGTATACGGTAAAGCTTGGTCAGCTATGGGGAAACCTTTGGAAATGATCAATCAAGATGTTTGCACCTTCTATAAGAGCCATGCGGTTTACGAAGattttggtggtgttgCTTTGGAAGCTGAAGAAGGAACCCATATAGCTGAGGCCTTGGGCGATGGTAAAGGTGTTATTTTACAAAATCATGGATTATTGACAGTTGGAAATACAGTGGATGAGGCGGCATATTTGTTTACTTTATTGGAAAAATCATGCCAGGTTCAATTGGCAGCACAAGCAGCACTCGTGCCTggtgaaaaattcaaaatcattggTGATGAAGAAGCTGCTTACTGTGAAAGGAACGATGGGGATCCAGAAACTTTGTACACCGAGTTCCAACCCGACTTTGAGATGGAAGTGTATTTGAACGATGactttttgaaataa
- a CDS encoding geranylgeranyl diphosphate synthase, putative (Similar to S. cerevisiae BTS1;~In S. cerevisiae: increases the intracellular pool of geranylgeranyl diphosphate, suppressor of bet2 mutation that causes defective geranylgeranylation of small GTP-binding proteins that mediate vesicular traffic) has translation MQIDINKLIQPTEAYVPESSDPIVQPYTYISETPSNNQNVRTRFLHAFNDLFYKISDESLLTKISEIISVFHNSSLLIDDIEDDSKYRRGVPVAHVKYGIPSTLNCGNLMYFVALQQAQQLSGPHGSMEIKFKSSQILIDELLNLHRGQGLDIYWRDYLKKLEKLPDVEEYLEMIKDKTGGLFRLAIKLLSLYSDIKENDQLISLANLMGILYQVRDDYLNLVDAKYSAMKGTICEDLIEGKLSLPILHCLRTTKDSPVHKILYDYDSSSDRMSQNTLIDLSLSFMKNESKSLEYTLNLIKVLEKKLRHLILKYPESENSALLKIVERLCDL, from the coding sequence ATGCAAATAGACATTAACAAGCTAATTCAGCCTACTGAAGCTTATGTTCCAGAATCGTCGGATCCTATAGTGCAACCTTATACTTATATATCTGAAACTCCAAGCAATAATCAGAATGTTAGAACTCGTTTTTTACATGCttttaatgatttgtttTACAAGATTTCTGATGAATCTTTGCTTACGAAAATAAGTGAAATTATTTCAGTTTTCCATAACTCTTCATTATTGATagatgatattgaagatgattcCAAATATCGACGCGGGGTTCCTGTGGCACATGTGAAATATGGGATCCCATCAACGTTAAATTGTGGTAATCTTATGTATTTTGTGGCATTACAACAAGCTCAGCAATTAAGTGGACCGCATGGAAGTATGGAAATAAAGTTCAAATCTTCacaaattttaattgacGAGTTGCTTAATTTACATCGTGGTCAAGGATTGGATATTTATTGGAGagattatttgaaaaaactaGAAAAGTTACCAGATGTGGAAGAGTATTTAGAAATGATTAAAGACAAAACTGGTGGGTTGTTCAGATTagcaattaaattattactGTTGTATTCAGACATCAAGGAGaatgatcaattaatatCCCTCGCAAATTTAATGGGCATTTTGTATCAAGTTAGAGAcgattatttgaatttagtGGACGCTAAGTATTCTGCGATGAAAGGTACTATATGTGAAGACTTGATAGAGGGAAAATTATCGTTGCCTATATTGCATTGTCTAAGAACCACCAAGGATTCACCTGTACACAAAATACTATATGATTACGACTCTAGCAGCGATCGCATGTCCCAAAATACTTTAATTGACTTGAGTTTAAGCTTTATGAAAAATGAGTCTAAATCTTTGGAGTATacattgaatttgattaaggtgttggaaaagaaattaagacatttgattttgaagtATCCTGAGCTGGAAAACTCTGcgttattgaaaattgtcGAACGTTTATGTGATCTTTAA